The stretch of DNA tttttccaaCTTTAAAAAGAAAGTTGGCATAGCAACGAACACACAAGGGGTGCAAAGATGTGGCCTAAATTTGTTAGGCAGTTAGCGCAATTGTTTCCTTCTCTCAACTCGTGGGTGGACCGAATAAAGTTAAACCCTTTTGTTAGATGTTTACAATATCAGTCCGATCGCCCTGTTATCGGTGGTATCTCTGTCTTGCCATCGTGGTTAAGATTATAGATTATATACATTAAATAAATTGCAGGTGGGGCAATTCTTACCAAGTTAGTCAGACTGTTAGTTtggttattttaataactataaaaTTACAAGTCCAACTCTTAGCGGGAGTAGTCTATTgaccagttcttatatcgtggatcgcggtccacaatgcattgtggaccgtggtcccaaaacgacgtcgtttcagtaagtgggagacggaacccgtaattgacactacagttcatctcaaaagatactgccttacatttgttttgatattatcgaatgaaactgtagttatatcgaaatgtaactgtagttgtgttgaaatgtaactgcagtgtatatgaactgaaagcaGTGTTGCagaaatcccgcctaggcgtcgattaatccccgcctaggcgctggtcgaccgcctagcgtatcacattaaatggtggtctaggcggctggccggctaggcgaccgcctaagctccgccatagcaccgcctaggcgtcgactagaccgactaggcaccgactaggccttctagtcggtcgattaactattattgtttttttaatgggttatttcactcaaaacaacatcgttttaagcgaaataatcctaaattgtacaaactttagatattttNgcgaaataatcctaaattgtacaaactttagatattttttaggttaatatttaatattttagtatttactattaaagtattatataatttttaattattagtcattaaaaaattaaaaatacttaaacaaattttttaaaaataaaaaataaaaaataaaatataaaaatgcacTGGCGCCTAGAcgtcgattaatccccggctaagcgttctaggcgctccccgagcgcctagcgattttttcaaccatgactgaaagtgagtggtgcgaattcatccgtctattttcattaatcaaaacgacgtcgttttgatgcgcggtccacaatgcattgtggaccacggtccacgatataatttgcagCTATCGACATTCTAATTTGAgccattatgatttttttaccaattatatAGGATCATAAGACAAATTTATAGGGTACACATTTTTTAGTGACTGTAAATTTctcttataatatattaattgttccatcatatacatgtacataatttgttaactaaaaatatataatatgttaactgcccATAGTGTAATCTGATACACTATCATAATAGGAACAGAGAATACCtctatatagtatatactagTTTTTGAAGCTAAGAAACATTCAGACCCAAATCATAACAATCAACAATGAAACAAATTAACGGATctgaatttatatattatgctgATCCATGaagggaaaaaagaagaaaggagcAGAATAGGGTCTGATAGTgattagcatacaaaattatacCATGCTATGAGGGCCAATCTATCTATTCTCATACCTCAACTATTGAGATCTGAACTGAGATAAGGAACAGAAAACTTGGCACAGAGAAGAGAAACTGGAACACATCACTTCCCCTGCCAGTTATATTCTACATACATTTATAATTTACGAGTCGGCATGATGTTGTTGGGGATCACTATCTTCTAAATCATTGATAGAGTCCGAGTCCTCGTCCGAGTCCTCAATGTCGTCTAGTTCTCCCAAAGACTCTCCATCTATGTCTTCGGTACTGCCTTCGCCATCCTCAGTCATATTATTGTGCTCGGTGACATTGACCACGGTTTGTTTGTCCATCATTCCTGATAGAGCGAGACTAGGAGACCACTCGATCACATCATCAATGATGTTGGAAACCCGCTTTTGATACCTACAAGAAGTATTTCACCGTTAAGCACAATTATAGCAAAATAGTCCAGCATTTTTGCACTGGGGAGTTAATACATGTTAATGGTCTATATGGCGATATGGTGTAACAAAACAATATGACAGTGTAAATGGAGAAGGGAATAGATGGCAATATGGCAGAAAACATTAGGTTGATCTAAGAATCATTTTCgtatagatattttttttttttgaatactattgactctgttacaatgtagtatctgttcatacatatcGTATAGATAGTtatgaattgaaaaaaatagttaaatcgCAGGGGAAAGATAAAGTGTTGCTTATTCACTGCATCAAGAGATTTCACCCTATTAGGCAATTATCCACATGTAATCTATGCCCTTCTCCATTCCCATCCCTCCTCTTTATATCctttattttaaatgattttctCGTCAAACAATGAACACATAATGAGTTAGCTTACCTGGCTCTTGCAGCCTCATCAGGCGCGTGATGCCTCATAACCAGTATAGCAACCACCGCTACAATTGCAAAGAAAAGCCTTGCTGACCACTTCGGTGGCTCCCCCTCATCTTTCTTGGGCCAAAACTGGAATAATTCTTCAAGAGTTGCTTCCTCAGCAAGTATATTGGGGAAAAACCAGACTCGCTTTCCAAAAAGAATCCATATGGCACCAAAGGTTAATGCTCTCACTGCAACATATAAGAATTCCTCAGTTTGTTGCAAGttgcaacaaaaataattgactccacatcagtgttgcaaaaatctcgcctaggcgccgattaatccccgcctaggcgctaggcgctggtcgaccgcctagcgtatcacattaaatggtggtctaggcgtctggccggctaggcgaccacCTAGGCCGCCAAAGCTCCGCCTAGaccgccaaagcaccgcctaggccgcttaggcgctaaccgcctaggcgtcgactagaccgactaggcaccgattaggccttctagtcggtcgattaactattattcttttttttttaatgggttatttcactcaaaacaacatcgttttgagcgaaataatcctaaattgtacaaactttagatattttttaggttaatatttaatattttagtattaactattaaagtattatataatttataattattagtctttaaaaaattaaaaatacttaaacaaatttttaaaaaataaaataaaaaataaaaaaaatacacggacgcctaggcgccgattaatccccggctaggcgtcctaggcgctccccgagcgcctagcgattttttcaaccatgctccACATCAAATAAGTGAATTCTGTTATAACTCATGTCGGCCTGATGGGGTATGCCAATTCATGGGTAGCCTAATGAAGATGAAACTATATGTACAAACTCAcattgaagattttttttttttgtttttaaattcaCTTTTCACTTTAATAAACCCAAGTCCCAAGATGAAGATGCTTGGACTAACTTAGAAGACAATGAAGTGAATATATAGCTTAATATCATTATGTGGTGCTTCAATCTTTTGAATGTCTCTACTACAATTGCTTAGACTTGTGCAGAGGAAGCAAAGGCCAAAGAGGCATACAAATCCAAGAGTAAAGATGAAATAAGCATCAGATAACTTACATAAAAGAAGGCAAAGtatgaggaggaggaggctgGCACATGAGTAGAGTATAATGAGCTTGCATCGATGGGGATACACAGGAAATAAGCAGATTGCTAATGTCAAAACTGGCCAGGAAAATGAGAGAAGTGTTTGCCAAAGGGCACTTCGTTTTTCAAATGTCCAAGCAAAAAAGGCATCATTTTCAGAGAACACTTGATCCTGCTTACAGAAATCAGGAAAAGTAATCTTAACTACAAGGTAATACTAATTGTAAACAGAAAAAAAGGATCTTTTTTATGTAAGGATACAAAATGAGGACCACTGGCTTATCAGGGTGTAAAAGAGACATCTGTATTTATCTATTGATCCATTAAAAAGCTAATACCTTGAATATGAATGAGATACAATAGCAGATCAGGATAACTAACTATAAGCTTTTCCTCAAGGGCAAGATGGATAATACATCTAGCAATAGTGAGAAATACCACCAGATTCCAAATAGCTTAACATGCCACATTATTTAGAAATATTGTGAGACAGATTAAAGAAACACCTTTGCTGAAAGGCtagaaataactttttcaaatcCAAGCATATCTGCATTAATCGCAGAACCACCCTATTTCAAAAGTAaagagtttgattttttttaatattaaaaactgTTCGGTGTCAgaaaacaaaatgacaagaTCATAACCATTTAAGTtcagaaaaaatgaaattttcaatGATTTATATAAAGCCATAACAGTGCATAAAAATCAAAGCAGATAGTTATACACTGCTGACTGGGAGAGAAAAATAGATCTCATATAAATATGATGGTTTGAGTAGAATAATACATACATGGTATATCTCCAAATGCGCTGGCCAAGTTGACAACTTTTTCTTTCCAGGCCGAACAATTTTTACTACACGGTCACAACGCAGTAGTAGATTCTTTCTAAGCAAAGTATTTGCAATATCATCAGTTTCCAAATTTTTATCTGATTCCAGTATATCTTTAAGTTCTGGGTGATTTCTCATAAAGCTCACAAAGTCTTTTCCTCTGAAATACTCAACTCGAGTTTCCTGCAGGACAGCCCATCTAGACATCAAGTCCTTGTGATCTCTCACTTTCTCGGCAAATGACTGGAAAACATCCTTCTTTGCAGCTTGTTTCTGGAATAGGGATTGAATACACAAAAATTAAGATTAcatagggatttttttttaaatacatgtataggaaattaagcaagaaaaataaataagactAGAAGGACAATTTTAATTTAGTCAGCAAATAACGGTTTAAGGTTGAAAAACACAGGAATAATGATAACTTGATGAAAGCTCAATTGTGCTTATGCACACTCAATTCTTTGGTACAGGAAGGTCAAAATTTAAGACAGATTACTCCAATAATTTTGGATGAgataattctattttatttcttcatctattttcatttaatcataCATTATGTTTGCTTCATGCATGACTTCCAATAATTTTAACTCATCAAAAGTTTGAAAGATCcagataattatattttgttctGGTCAGCCTCAATGTTTCAGCATCATATCTGTCAGATAAAAGCaacttcccaaaaaaaaaaaaaaaaataattatatactgTGATTTTTCTGTTGGGTGAAAACTATGAAAACATCTAAAACTTATTATCTCTCAGCAATTGCGGAAAACTATTATGAAACATCAatttataggttttttttttttctcattttttaagAAACCTGGCCAAAAAATCACATGATTTAGATTTAAGACTCAATAACGTTCCAAAACAAAGAATTTTGTTATCCATGAAGATTGAAATTGAAGTAATTCCTCAAAAAGGAACATTTCTCAGCATTTCCACGGATCTATCTGGAGAGAAATAGATTACAATTGAACCACCTCATAATAAAATCACGGGAATGATAAAGCATACGTATCGATACAACAGGGTTATGGATGCATGAATGTGTATGCAGAGATGAGGAGGTGTGAGTTACCTTTGGAGGAGCATCGCCGGCGGGATTCGAA from Ipomoea triloba cultivar NCNSP0323 chromosome 7, ASM357664v1 encodes:
- the LOC116024669 gene encoding uncharacterized protein LOC116024669, with translation MKKPAGAEKKRVRRSAGSVPNGSNPAGDAPPKKQAAKKDVFQSFAEKVRDHKDLMSRWAVLQETRVEYFRGKDFVSFMRNHPELKDILESDKNLETDDIANTLLRKNLLLRCDRVVKIVRPGKKKLSTWPAHLEIYHDQVFSENDAFFAWTFEKRSALWQTLLSFSWPVLTLAICLFPVYPHRCKLIILYSCASLLLLILCLLLLRALTFGAIWILFGKRVWFFPNILAEEATLEELFQFWPKKDEGEPPKWSARLFFAIVAVVAILVMRHHAPDEAARARYQKRVSNIIDDVIEWSPSLALSGMMDKQTVVNVTEHNNMTEDGEGSTEDIDGESLGELDDIEDSDEDSDSINDLEDSDPQQHHADS